In one Lycium barbarum isolate Lr01 chromosome 7, ASM1917538v2, whole genome shotgun sequence genomic region, the following are encoded:
- the LOC132602595 gene encoding uncharacterized protein LOC132602595, producing the protein MEWRKCYLDVLLVPLGFMICMGYHVWLWHKVRTQPLSTIIGTNANGRRLWVSAIMKDNEKKNILAVQTLRNTIMGATLMATTSILLCSGLAAVISSTYSVKKPLNDVIYGAHGEFMVALKYVTLLLLFLFAFLCHTLSIRFINQVNFLINCPQDNLGIVSPEYVTELLEKGFALNTVGNRLFYAALPLLLWIFGPVLVFLCFITMVPMFYNLDFVCSQAKGKMDPCENCNGAEIVSV; encoded by the exons atggAATGGAGGAAGTGTTACTTGGATGTACTATTGGTGCCATTAGGGTTTATGATATGCATGGGATATCATGTTTGGTTATGGCATAAGGTTAGAACTCAACCTCTTAGTACTATTATTGGAACCAATGCTAATGGAAGGCGTTTGTGGGTTTCAGCCATCATGAAG GACAATGAGAAGAAAAACATCTTAGCAGTCCAAACACTGAGAAACACAATTATGGGAGCAACCTTAATGGCCACAACATCAATCCTTCTGTGTTCTGGCCTTGCAGCTGTAATAAGCAGCACTTATAGTGTCAAAAAACCATTAAATGATGTCATTTATGGGGCACATGGTGAATTCATGGTGGCACTAAAATATGTGACACTTTTACTACTTTTCCTGTTCGCATTCCTTTGTCACACATTATCAATTAGGTTCATAAACCAAGTGAATTTCCTCATCAATTGCCCACAAGACAATTTGGGAATAGTGAGTCCAGAATATGTGACAGAGTTATTAGAAAAAGGATTTGCTTTGAACACTGTGGGCAATAGGTTGTTCTATGCAGCTTTGCCTCTATTGCTTTGGATTTTTGGGCCTGTGCTAGTGTTCTTGTGTTTTATTACTATGGTCCCTATGTTTTATAATCTTGATTTTGTGTGTTCCCAAGCAAAGGGTAAAATGGACCCTTGTGAGAATTGTAATGGTGCTGAAATTGTATCTGTGTAA
- the LOC132604272 gene encoding gamma-glutamylcyclotransferase 2-1-like yields the protein MVFWIFGYGSLVWNPGFEYDEKLIGYIKDYRRVFDLACIDHRGTPEKPARTCTLDESKGAICWGAAYCVRGGPEKEKKAMEYLERRECEYDSKTLVDFFTEEDSLHPALTGVIVFTSTPDKENNKYYLGPAPLEEMARQIATASGPCGNNREYIFKMEKALHDISHEDDYIIELANEVRKVLGIGGSVPKEKKLPGPSQIPLKSHISPVKIRPLPEAIAAVAADS from the exons ATGGTATTTTGGATTTTTGGCTATGGTTCATTGGTATGGAACCCTGGATTTGAATATGATGAGAAATTGATTGGTTACATCAAGGATTACAGACGTGTGTTTGATCTTG CTTGCATTGATCATAGAGGTACACCTGAAAAACCTGCAAGAACCTGCACTTTGGATGAAAGCAAAGGAGCCATTTGT TGGGGTGCTGCTTATTGTGTGAGAGGAGGACCTGAAAAGGAAAAGAAGGCAATGGAG TACTTAGAAAGAAGAGAGTGCGAGTATGATAGCAAGACCTTGGTGGACTTCTTCACT GAAGAAGACTCCTTACATCCTGCCTTAACTGGAGTAATAGT GTTTACATCCACTCCTGACAAAGAAAATAATAAGTATTATCTTGGTCCTGCCCCACTTGAAGAGATGGCTAG GCAAATTGCTACCGCCTCTGGTCCCTGCGGAAATAACAGGGAATACATATTCAAAATGGAGAAGGCTTTACATGACATTAGTCACGAAGACGACTACATCATAGAGCTAGCAAATGAAGTGCGCAAAGTTCTTGGAATCGGGGGATCTGTTCCAAAGGAGAAGAAGTTACCTGGTCCTTCCCAAATCCCACTCAAATCCCACATTTCACCTGTGAAAATCCGCCCCTTGCCAGAAGCTATAGCTGCCGTTGCTGCTGACTCCTGA
- the LOC132604273 gene encoding putative RNA methyltransferase At5g10620, with protein MAVLPLAGLNSKFSLPSGKQQQSKFAGQSVRAIPIRILTVGKKRSKGVQLIVDEYMKKLKHYCSVDDVRIKSNPRNARDVVAQIEHEDMAVMGLIKRDEWVVMLDERGHDVGSEQMASLIGDAGNKGASSLLFCIGGPYGHGRQLRERANISVKLSPLVLNHEIALVVLIEQLYRAWTILKGQKYHH; from the exons ATGGCAGTGTTGCCTCTAGCAGGTCTCAACTCAAAGTTTTCACTTCCTTCAG GAAAGCAACAGCAATCCAAATTTGCTGGCCAATCAGTG AGAGCAATACCTATACGCATATTAACTGTGGGAAAGAAGCGGTCAAAAGGGGTGCAGCTAATTGTTGATGAGTATATGAAGAAGCTTAAGCATTATTGTAGCGTTGATGATGTACGGATTAAGTCTAATCCCAGAAATGCACG TGATGTAGTGGCTCAAATCGAACATGAGGATATGGCTGTTATGGGCCTCATCAAGCGTGATGAATGG GTTGTAATGTTGGATGAGCGTGGTCATGATGTGGGATCTGAGCAGATGGCTTCTTTAATTGGGGATGCTGGAAACAAG GGAGCATCAAGCCTACTCTTTTGCATAGGTGGACCTTACGGACATGGGAGACAATTGCGAGAAAGAGCCAACATATCAGTCAAATTGTCGCCTTTAGTCTTAAATCATGAGATTGCCTTAGTTGTACTGATAGAACAACTTTACAG AGCGTGGACCATTCTTAAAGGACAGAAATACCATCACTAG